Proteins encoded in a region of the Azospirillum sp. TSH58 genome:
- a CDS encoding CaiB/BaiF CoA-transferase family protein, with product MTGPSADTPLPLAGVKVLDFGHTVMGPSCAMILADLGADVVKIEPVPNGEPTRHLKGFGTGYFGYFNRNKRSVAVDLKSPEGREIAHRLVAETDVLVENFAPGTMDRLGLGADTLAGLNPRLIYASLKGFLDGPYAGRLALDEVVQMMTGLAYMTGPSGRPLRAGTSVVDITGGMFAVIAILVALRERERTGRGQTVESALFETTVFLMGQHLCYAAQSDAPIPPMPERVSAWAVYETFHTADGRPIFVGITTDSHWERFCATIDRPDLRDDPQFRTNNDRIAARPRLLPLLTALFGGLSMEEAVSVCERARIPFAPIARPEDLFDDPHLRATGGLMPTTLPNGVRTALPRLPIHVADADLAIRSDPPRVGQDTRAVLAEAGYDPAAVERLVEAGIIVADGTAGHAPGKNHKRLAG from the coding sequence ATGACCGGTCCCTCCGCCGACACCCCGCTGCCCCTGGCCGGCGTCAAGGTCCTCGACTTCGGCCACACGGTGATGGGTCCGTCCTGCGCCATGATCCTCGCCGACCTCGGCGCCGACGTGGTGAAGATCGAGCCGGTGCCCAACGGCGAGCCCACCCGCCATCTCAAGGGCTTCGGCACCGGTTACTTCGGCTACTTCAACCGCAACAAACGTTCGGTCGCCGTCGACCTGAAATCGCCGGAGGGGCGCGAGATCGCCCACCGCCTCGTCGCCGAGACCGACGTGCTGGTGGAGAATTTCGCCCCCGGCACGATGGATCGGCTGGGTCTGGGCGCCGACACGCTGGCCGGCCTCAACCCGCGCCTGATCTACGCCAGCCTGAAGGGTTTCCTCGACGGGCCCTACGCCGGGCGCCTCGCGCTCGACGAGGTGGTGCAGATGATGACCGGGCTCGCCTACATGACCGGGCCGAGCGGGCGGCCGCTGCGCGCCGGCACGTCGGTGGTGGACATCACCGGCGGCATGTTCGCGGTCATCGCCATCCTGGTGGCGCTGCGCGAGCGGGAGCGGACCGGCCGCGGCCAGACCGTCGAATCCGCCCTGTTCGAGACCACGGTGTTCCTGATGGGGCAGCATCTCTGCTACGCCGCCCAGTCGGACGCGCCGATCCCGCCGATGCCGGAGCGCGTGTCGGCCTGGGCGGTCTACGAGACCTTCCACACCGCCGACGGACGGCCGATCTTCGTCGGCATCACCACCGACAGCCATTGGGAGCGCTTCTGCGCCACCATCGACCGGCCGGACCTGCGCGACGATCCGCAGTTCCGCACCAACAACGACCGCATCGCCGCCCGGCCGCGCCTGCTGCCGCTGCTGACGGCGCTGTTCGGCGGCCTGTCGATGGAGGAGGCGGTGTCGGTGTGCGAGCGCGCCCGCATCCCCTTCGCTCCGATCGCCCGGCCGGAGGATCTGTTCGACGACCCGCATCTGCGGGCGACCGGCGGGCTGATGCCGACCACCCTGCCCAACGGGGTGCGGACCGCCCTGCCCCGGCTGCCGATCCATGTGGCGGACGCGGATCTGGCGATCCGCAGCGATCCGCCGCGCGTCGGCCAGGACACGCGCGCCGTGCTGGCCGAGGCCGGCTACGACCCGGCGGCGGTCGAGCGGCTGGTGGAGGCCGGGATCATCGTGGCCGACGGCACCGCCGGCCATGCACCGGGCAAGAACCACAAACGCCTCGCGGGATGA
- a CDS encoding IclR family transcriptional regulator, which yields MTDAKPKTTTASAGGVEAVDRALSIVGCFQAGDHALSLTEIAARTGLYKSTILRLTVSLEKAGYLVRHQDKSYRLGPELMRLGGLYQRSLRLEDHVRPVLRQLMRESGESASFFRREGAWRICAFREDSTQAIRDHVHEGDRLPLDRGAAGHVLIRFSGTVSAADFAALPLLSFGERESETGAAAVPVFSQREGLVGALTLSGPLTRFTEERVAVMVPLLLAAGQRLSETLGGHYPS from the coding sequence ATGACCGACGCAAAGCCCAAGACGACCACCGCCTCCGCTGGCGGGGTGGAGGCCGTCGACCGGGCGCTGAGCATCGTCGGCTGCTTCCAGGCGGGCGACCACGCGCTGAGCCTGACGGAGATCGCGGCGCGGACCGGGCTCTACAAGAGCACCATCCTGCGGCTGACCGTTTCGCTGGAGAAGGCCGGCTATCTCGTCCGCCACCAGGACAAGTCCTACCGGCTCGGCCCGGAGCTGATGCGGCTGGGGGGGCTCTACCAGCGCTCCCTGCGGTTGGAGGACCATGTCCGGCCGGTGCTGCGTCAGTTGATGCGCGAGAGCGGGGAAAGCGCGTCCTTCTTCCGCCGCGAAGGGGCGTGGCGGATCTGTGCGTTCCGCGAGGACTCCACGCAGGCGATCCGCGATCACGTCCATGAGGGCGACCGCCTGCCCCTCGACCGGGGGGCCGCCGGCCATGTGCTCATCCGCTTCTCCGGGACGGTGTCGGCGGCGGACTTCGCCGCCCTGCCTCTGCTCTCCTTCGGCGAGCGCGAGTCCGAGACCGGGGCCGCCGCCGTGCCGGTCTTTTCCCAGCGGGAGGGACTGGTCGGCGCCCTGACCCTGTCGGGCCCGCTGACCCGATTCACCGAGGAACGCGTGGCGGTGATGGTGCCGCTGCTGCTGGCGGCCGGCCAGCGGCTGTCGGAGACGCTGGGCGGGCATTACCCGAGCTGA
- a CDS encoding ABC transporter ATP-binding protein, with translation MPDGMCATTARTGTAMLDIADLHGFYGESHVLHGVDIAVRQGEVVTLLGRNGAGKTSTMRAIMGIMGKRTGSIRFQGRELIGMAPHRIPRLGIGYVPEERGIFSSLSVDENLTLPPVVREGGMTVPQIHELFPNLQGRGATQGTRLSGGEQQMLAIGRILRTGATLILLDEPTEGLAPVIIEQIGVAVRALKQRGFTILLVEQNFRFASTIADRHYVMEEGHVVDMIPNDQLHANMDKLHTYLGV, from the coding sequence ATGCCTGACGGGATGTGCGCGACGACCGCCCGAACCGGGACGGCGATGCTCGACATCGCCGACCTGCACGGCTTCTACGGCGAAAGCCATGTGCTGCACGGCGTCGACATCGCGGTGCGCCAGGGCGAGGTGGTGACGCTGCTCGGCCGCAACGGCGCCGGCAAGACCTCCACCATGCGGGCCATCATGGGGATCATGGGCAAGCGCACCGGCTCCATCCGCTTCCAGGGCCGGGAGCTGATCGGCATGGCGCCGCACCGGATTCCCCGCCTCGGCATCGGCTATGTGCCGGAGGAGCGCGGGATTTTCTCAAGCCTCAGCGTGGACGAGAATCTGACGCTGCCGCCGGTGGTGCGGGAGGGCGGGATGACCGTCCCGCAGATCCACGAGCTGTTCCCCAACCTCCAGGGCCGCGGCGCGACGCAAGGCACGCGCCTGTCGGGGGGCGAGCAGCAGATGCTGGCGATCGGCCGCATCCTGCGCACCGGCGCCACCCTGATCCTGCTGGACGAGCCGACCGAAGGGCTGGCCCCGGTCATCATCGAGCAGATCGGCGTGGCCGTGCGGGCGCTGAAGCAGCGCGGCTTCACCATCCTGCTGGTCGAGCAGAACTTCCGCTTCGCCTCCACCATCGCCGACCGCCACTACGTCATGGAGGAGGGGCATGTGGTGGACATGATCCCCAACGACCAGCTCCACGCCAACATGGACAAGCTCCACACCTATCTCGGCGTGTGA
- a CDS encoding aldehyde dehydrogenase: MERYRLFIDGDWCDPVSNEWFESTEPYSGRAWAEIPRGTQGDADRAVEAAHRAFLSPEWAGLTATQRGALLRRLAELIERNVDRLGAIEQRDNGKLMAEVSGQVRNVAQWFHYYAGLADKVQGAVVPINKADVFNYVKYEPLGVVVAITPWNSPLALTTWKMAPALAAGNTIVVKPSEYTSASILELAKLAHEAGFPRGVVNVVTGFGGEVGEPLVRHRLTAKVAFTGGDIGGQRVNEAAAPGLKKVTLELGGKSPNIVFDDADLDQAVKGAISGVFGASGQTCMAGSRLLVQRTIHDAFVEKLVAAAGEARIGDPSNMETQIGPIATRAQWEKILRMIEMAKAEGAVCALGGHALSGPEYGQGQFVAPTIFTGVRNDMRIAQEEVFGPVLCVIPFEDEEDALRIANDVEFGLAAGVWTRDLHRAMHCVDRLRAGTVWVNNYRSTSFTTPFGGYKRSGLGREGGVEAIKEYLQTKSVWITTKPNRANPFVLG; this comes from the coding sequence GTGGAACGCTACAGGCTGTTCATCGATGGGGACTGGTGCGATCCGGTGTCCAACGAGTGGTTCGAATCGACGGAGCCCTATTCGGGGCGGGCGTGGGCGGAGATTCCGCGCGGAACGCAGGGCGATGCCGATCGCGCGGTCGAAGCGGCGCACCGTGCCTTCCTGTCGCCGGAGTGGGCGGGGCTGACCGCGACCCAGCGCGGCGCCCTGCTGCGCCGGCTGGCCGAGCTGATCGAGCGCAACGTCGACCGGCTGGGCGCCATCGAGCAGCGCGACAACGGCAAGCTGATGGCCGAGGTCAGCGGGCAGGTGCGCAACGTCGCCCAGTGGTTCCATTACTACGCCGGCCTCGCCGACAAGGTTCAGGGCGCCGTCGTGCCGATCAACAAGGCCGACGTCTTCAACTACGTGAAGTACGAGCCGCTGGGCGTGGTCGTCGCCATCACGCCGTGGAACTCGCCGCTGGCTCTGACCACCTGGAAGATGGCCCCGGCCCTGGCGGCCGGGAACACCATCGTCGTCAAGCCGTCGGAATACACCTCCGCCTCCATCCTGGAACTGGCGAAGCTGGCGCACGAGGCGGGCTTCCCGCGCGGCGTCGTCAACGTCGTCACCGGCTTCGGCGGTGAGGTCGGCGAGCCGCTGGTCCGCCACCGCCTGACCGCCAAGGTCGCCTTCACCGGCGGCGACATCGGCGGCCAGCGGGTCAACGAGGCGGCGGCGCCGGGCCTGAAGAAGGTGACGCTGGAGCTGGGCGGCAAGTCGCCGAACATCGTCTTCGACGACGCCGACCTCGACCAGGCGGTGAAGGGCGCCATCTCCGGCGTGTTCGGCGCCTCGGGCCAGACCTGCATGGCCGGCTCGCGACTGCTCGTGCAGAGGACCATCCACGACGCCTTCGTGGAGAAGCTGGTCGCGGCCGCGGGCGAGGCCCGCATCGGCGATCCGTCGAACATGGAGACGCAGATCGGCCCCATCGCCACCCGTGCGCAATGGGAAAAGATCCTGCGGATGATCGAGATGGCGAAGGCGGAGGGCGCGGTCTGCGCGCTCGGCGGCCATGCCTTGTCGGGTCCCGAATACGGCCAGGGCCAGTTCGTCGCGCCGACCATCTTCACCGGCGTCCGCAACGACATGCGCATCGCCCAGGAGGAGGTGTTCGGCCCGGTGCTCTGCGTCATCCCCTTCGAGGACGAGGAGGACGCGCTGCGCATCGCCAACGACGTCGAGTTCGGTCTGGCGGCCGGCGTGTGGACGCGCGACCTGCACCGCGCGATGCACTGCGTCGACCGGCTGCGCGCCGGGACGGTGTGGGTGAACAACTACCGCTCCACAAGCTTCACCACGCCCTTCGGTGGCTACAAGCGCTCCGGCCTCGGCCGCGAGGGCGGCGTGGAGGCGATCAAGGAGTATCTCCAGACCAAGAGCGTCTGGATCACCACCAAGCCCAACCGCGCCAACCCCTTCGTGCTCGGCTGA
- a CDS encoding branched-chain amino acid ABC transporter permease: MSQLLGIPPQALFGQLLLGLINGSFYALLSLGLAVIFGMLNVVNMAHGALYMVGAFVAWLLLTYAGVSYWGALLLAPLVVGLVGLALERTLLRRLYKVDHLYGLLLTFGLALIFEGAFRHQYGVSGQPYPIPDLLKGGTNLGFMYLPTYRGWVVAASLVICLGTWFAIERTRLGAYLRAATENPTLVQAFGINVPVMVSLTYGFGVALAGLAGVLAAPIYQVSPMMGSNLIIVVFAVVVIGGMGSILGAIVTGLGLGLLEGLTKVFYPEASNIVVFVIMAVVLMVKPAGLFGRER, encoded by the coding sequence ATGTCCCAACTGCTCGGCATTCCGCCGCAGGCCTTGTTCGGCCAGCTTCTGCTCGGCCTGATCAACGGCTCCTTCTACGCGCTGCTCAGCCTCGGGCTGGCCGTGATCTTCGGCATGCTCAACGTCGTCAACATGGCGCACGGCGCCTTGTACATGGTCGGCGCCTTCGTGGCGTGGCTGCTGCTGACCTACGCCGGTGTCAGCTACTGGGGGGCGCTGCTGCTGGCGCCGCTGGTGGTCGGGCTGGTCGGGCTGGCGCTGGAGCGCACGCTGCTGCGCCGGCTCTACAAGGTCGACCATCTCTACGGCCTGCTGCTGACCTTCGGTCTCGCGCTGATCTTCGAGGGCGCCTTCCGCCACCAGTACGGCGTGTCGGGCCAACCCTACCCGATCCCGGACCTGCTGAAGGGCGGCACCAACCTCGGTTTCATGTATCTGCCCACATACCGCGGCTGGGTGGTCGCGGCTTCGCTGGTGATCTGCCTGGGCACCTGGTTCGCCATCGAGCGGACGCGGCTCGGCGCCTATCTGCGGGCCGCCACCGAGAATCCGACCCTGGTCCAGGCCTTCGGCATCAACGTGCCGGTGATGGTGTCGCTGACCTACGGCTTCGGGGTGGCCCTGGCCGGTCTGGCCGGGGTGCTGGCGGCGCCGATCTATCAGGTCTCGCCGATGATGGGATCGAACCTGATTATCGTCGTCTTCGCGGTGGTGGTGATCGGCGGCATGGGCTCGATCCTGGGCGCCATCGTGACGGGGTTGGGCCTGGGGCTGCTGGAGGGCCTGACCAAGGTCTTCTACCCGGAGGCCTCCAACATCGTCGTCTTCGTCATCATGGCTGTGGTGCTGATGGTCAAGCCCGCCGGCCTGTTCGGGCGGGAGAGATAA
- a CDS encoding citryl-CoA lyase — protein MSEATIETAAGWWRTSIIDIHPGSIRVRGYAIEELIGTIGFPDMVWLMLRGDLPTPAQGRLLGAALVAAVDHGPQAPSIATARMAATCGVGLNNAMASGINALGDVHGGAGQQCMELYAAIAARMAEGLSVAAAADAEIAARLERREHIPGFGHRFHPVDPRAGRLLALVEAAKSEGAVTGEAAAIGRAVEDALAARKGKRVPMNIDGATAVVFAELGFPPGLGRGLFVLSRSVGILAHAWEQSQQGGRIKGPMPPSIPYRYDGAAPRPVPGGGA, from the coding sequence ATGTCCGAAGCGACCATCGAAACCGCCGCCGGCTGGTGGCGGACGTCGATCATCGACATCCATCCAGGTTCGATCCGGGTGCGCGGCTACGCCATCGAGGAGCTGATCGGCACGATCGGCTTTCCCGACATGGTCTGGCTGATGCTGCGCGGCGACCTGCCGACGCCGGCCCAGGGCCGGCTGCTGGGGGCCGCGCTGGTCGCGGCGGTGGACCACGGGCCGCAGGCGCCGTCCATCGCCACGGCCCGCATGGCCGCCACCTGCGGCGTCGGGCTGAACAACGCCATGGCCTCCGGCATCAACGCGCTGGGCGACGTCCATGGCGGCGCCGGCCAGCAATGCATGGAGCTGTACGCGGCCATCGCCGCCCGCATGGCGGAGGGGCTCTCCGTGGCCGCGGCGGCGGACGCCGAGATCGCCGCGCGGCTGGAGCGGCGCGAGCACATCCCCGGCTTCGGCCACCGCTTCCATCCCGTCGATCCGCGCGCCGGCCGGCTGCTGGCCCTGGTGGAGGCGGCGAAGAGCGAGGGGGCGGTGACCGGGGAGGCCGCCGCCATCGGCCGCGCCGTCGAGGACGCGCTGGCCGCGCGCAAGGGTAAGCGGGTGCCGATGAACATCGACGGCGCCACCGCCGTGGTGTTCGCGGAACTCGGCTTTCCGCCGGGGCTCGGGCGCGGGCTGTTCGTGCTGTCGCGCTCGGTCGGCATCCTGGCGCACGCCTGGGAGCAGTCGCAGCAGGGTGGCCGGATCAAGGGGCCGATGCCGCCGTCCATCCCCTACCGCTACGACGGGGCGGCGCCGCGCCCGGTTCCGGGAGGCGGCGCATGA
- a CDS encoding DUF2087 domain-containing protein translates to MPRTSLPYSADDISALARSLRAQLAGRTEPPGHVEWLNMLAKAVGCRNFQHFRAQTTAQTVAQTEAQTAVQDGLGATVDVEPPVDPVRIRKVTRCFDAAGALLRWPPKRSERDLCLWVLWSRFAAGHVMTEGEVNRLLRDAHRFGDHALLRRELCDVGLVDRTRDGSAYRRVEQRPPPEALALIRRLKAASAGEKATA, encoded by the coding sequence ATGCCCAGGACATCGCTGCCCTACAGCGCGGATGACATTTCCGCGCTCGCGCGCTCGTTGCGCGCGCAACTCGCCGGCCGGACCGAGCCGCCCGGCCATGTCGAATGGCTCAACATGCTGGCCAAGGCGGTCGGATGCCGGAACTTCCAGCATTTCCGGGCGCAGACGACTGCCCAGACGGTGGCCCAAACGGAGGCCCAAACAGCGGTTCAGGACGGTCTCGGCGCGACGGTCGACGTGGAGCCGCCGGTCGATCCGGTCAGGATCCGCAAGGTGACCCGCTGTTTCGACGCCGCCGGCGCCCTGCTGCGCTGGCCGCCCAAACGCTCCGAGCGGGATCTTTGCCTGTGGGTCCTGTGGTCGCGGTTCGCCGCCGGCCACGTGATGACCGAGGGAGAGGTGAACCGCCTTCTGCGCGACGCCCACCGTTTCGGCGACCACGCCCTGCTGCGCCGCGAACTGTGCGATGTCGGTCTGGTCGACCGCACGCGCGACGGGAGCGCCTATCGGCGCGTCGAGCAACGGCCGCCGCCGGAGGCGCTCGCCCTGATCCGCCGTCTGAAGGCGGCTTCCGCTGGTGAAAAGGCGACGGCATGA
- a CDS encoding FAD-dependent oxidoreductase — protein MTEETRMSRAGNNTASDNPSDNDISDLVIVGCGIAGLSAAVTALQAGLSVTLLERAPEEDFGGNSRWTEAYMRMKNDSEIADDFEEHFAANAGLNIDPNVLAAAAEPYEYWPDYVKAHPFPDPEVIARFAERVPTTIGWLKEFGLRFEPQPIYLLTQNTQRIAAQGGGLALIERLMAEAKALGARVLYRTTALDLLRDGQGRIGGVHATGPDGLRVAIRGRSTVLASGGYQGNTEMMTRYMGQRAKHVRPVARGGYYNRGEGIRMALDAGAAPAGDFGSYHAEPVDPRSRQPEAVIFIWPYGVLVNKRGERFLDEAPGTADATYDHITRVVADQPDGLAYVLFDDQVEDIPRWRTSIRSDVPAIEAPTLDALIETLGLPAEATKATVAAYNAACPADASRFDPTRVDGLATTGLTPAKTNWARPLVKGPFRAFPIVSANCFTFGGLKVDVDARVLDGNGQPMPGLYAAGETVGLYHQVYTGSTSVLRGAVFGRLAAQHAARHAAGSRNAG, from the coding sequence ATGACGGAGGAAACCAGGATGAGCCGGGCCGGCAACAACACCGCCAGCGACAACCCCAGCGATAACGATATCAGCGATCTGGTGATCGTCGGCTGCGGCATCGCCGGGCTTTCGGCGGCGGTGACGGCGCTGCAGGCCGGGCTGTCGGTCACCCTGCTGGAACGGGCGCCGGAGGAGGATTTCGGCGGCAACTCGCGCTGGACCGAAGCCTACATGCGGATGAAGAACGATTCCGAGATCGCCGACGATTTCGAGGAGCATTTCGCCGCCAACGCCGGGCTGAACATCGATCCCAACGTGCTGGCCGCCGCCGCCGAACCCTACGAATACTGGCCCGACTATGTGAAGGCCCACCCCTTCCCCGATCCGGAGGTGATCGCCCGCTTCGCCGAGCGGGTGCCGACGACCATCGGCTGGCTCAAGGAGTTCGGTTTGCGCTTCGAGCCGCAGCCGATCTACCTGCTGACCCAGAACACCCAGCGCATCGCCGCCCAGGGCGGCGGCCTCGCGCTGATCGAGCGGCTGATGGCGGAGGCGAAGGCGCTCGGCGCCCGCGTGCTCTACCGCACCACGGCGCTCGACCTGCTGCGCGACGGGCAGGGCCGCATCGGCGGCGTCCACGCCACCGGGCCGGACGGCCTGCGCGTCGCCATCCGCGGCCGTTCGACGGTCCTGGCCTCGGGCGGCTACCAGGGCAACACCGAGATGATGACCCGCTACATGGGCCAGCGCGCCAAGCATGTGCGGCCGGTGGCGCGCGGCGGCTACTACAACCGGGGCGAGGGCATCCGCATGGCGCTCGACGCCGGGGCGGCGCCGGCCGGCGATTTCGGCTCCTACCACGCCGAGCCGGTCGATCCGCGCTCCCGCCAGCCCGAGGCGGTGATCTTCATCTGGCCCTACGGCGTGCTGGTCAACAAGCGCGGCGAGCGCTTCCTCGACGAGGCGCCGGGCACCGCCGACGCCACCTACGACCACATCACGCGGGTCGTCGCCGACCAGCCGGACGGGCTCGCCTACGTCCTGTTCGACGATCAGGTGGAGGACATCCCGCGCTGGCGCACCAGCATCCGCAGCGACGTGCCGGCCATCGAGGCTCCGACGCTCGACGCCCTGATCGAGACGCTCGGCCTGCCGGCCGAAGCCACCAAGGCGACGGTCGCCGCCTACAACGCCGCCTGCCCGGCCGACGCCAGCCGCTTCGACCCGACGCGGGTGGACGGTCTGGCGACGACCGGGCTGACCCCGGCCAAGACCAACTGGGCGCGCCCGCTGGTCAAGGGGCCGTTCCGCGCCTTCCCCATCGTCTCGGCCAACTGCTTCACCTTCGGCGGGCTGAAAGTGGACGTGGACGCCAGGGTGCTCGACGGCAACGGCCAGCCGATGCCGGGCCTCTACGCGGCGGGCGAGACGGTCGGGCTCTACCATCAGGTCTACACCGGCTCGACCTCGGTCCTGCGCGGCGCCGTGTTCGGCCGGCTCGCCGCCCAGCACGCAGCCCGGCACGCCGCCGGGTCGCGGAACGCCGGCTGA
- a CDS encoding ABC transporter ATP-binding protein: MTTGHTTGHTGDIILEARGLTMEFKGFVAVKEVNLQVRRGTIHALIGPNGAGKSTVFNLLTKFLTPTRGQILYKGRDITAMKPADVALLGMVRSFQISAVFPHLSVLENVRVALQRPLGTSFHFWKSEETLRDLRGRALELIEAVNLTPWAGHTAAELPYGRKRALEIATTLALDPEVMLLDEPLAGMGHEDIEGTAALIKRVSADRTILMVEHNLSVVAHLSDTITVLRRGEILAEGPYEAVSRNPQVMEAYMGTGHA, from the coding sequence ATGACCACCGGACACACGACCGGGCACACCGGCGACATCATCCTGGAAGCGCGTGGCCTGACGATGGAGTTCAAGGGCTTCGTCGCGGTGAAGGAGGTGAACCTCCAGGTCCGCCGCGGCACGATCCACGCGCTGATCGGCCCGAACGGCGCCGGCAAGAGCACGGTCTTCAACCTGCTGACCAAGTTCCTGACGCCGACGCGCGGCCAGATCCTCTACAAAGGACGCGACATCACCGCCATGAAGCCCGCCGACGTGGCGCTGCTCGGCATGGTGCGCTCCTTCCAGATTTCCGCTGTCTTCCCACACCTCAGCGTGCTGGAGAATGTCCGCGTCGCGCTGCAGCGCCCGCTCGGCACCAGCTTCCATTTCTGGAAGTCCGAGGAGACGCTGCGCGACCTGCGGGGCCGCGCTCTCGAACTGATCGAGGCGGTGAACCTCACCCCCTGGGCCGGCCACACCGCCGCCGAGCTGCCCTACGGCCGCAAACGCGCGCTGGAGATCGCCACCACGCTGGCGCTCGACCCGGAGGTGATGCTGCTCGACGAGCCGCTGGCCGGCATGGGCCACGAGGACATCGAAGGCACCGCCGCGCTGATCAAGCGCGTCTCCGCCGACCGCACCATCCTGATGGTGGAGCACAACCTGTCGGTCGTCGCCCACCTGTCGGACACCATCACCGTGCTCCGCCGCGGCGAGATCCTGGCGGAAGGGCCGTACGAGGCCGTCTCGCGGAACCCGCAGGTCATGGAAGCCTATATGGGGACCGGACATGCCTGA
- a CDS encoding ABC transporter substrate-binding protein, protein MKRYAVTAAIAACLLAQAHSQPAHAQGAAYSDGKIKIGILTDLSGQLSDSTGQGSIAAAQMAVEDFGGAVNGTPVELIFADHQNKADIGASTARRWYDVDQVDAIIDVPNSAVALAVQQITKEANRVAIFSSPASSDLTGKACTPNGLHWTYDTYALAHVTAEAVVASGLSSWFFLTSDYAFGHALERDTGAVVESQKGKVLGSVRVPANNADFSSFLLQAQASPAKVVALATAGADTQNAIKQAAEFGLGQSGKNIVALLLAISEVHALGLSATQDIMLTTPFYWDMDDETRAFSKRFFEKRKAMPTFYQAGVYGAVSHYLKAIKAAGTDAAPAVMKTMKATPVNDFMTKNGSVREDGRVLRDMHLFQVKTPAESKAPWDYYKLVRSVPADRAFRPLSESECPLVKKM, encoded by the coding sequence GTGAAACGCTACGCCGTGACGGCGGCCATCGCCGCCTGCCTGCTCGCCCAGGCCCATTCCCAGCCGGCCCACGCCCAGGGCGCCGCCTACAGCGACGGCAAGATCAAGATCGGCATCCTGACCGACCTGTCGGGCCAGCTCTCCGACAGCACCGGGCAGGGCTCGATCGCCGCCGCGCAGATGGCGGTGGAGGACTTCGGCGGCGCCGTCAACGGCACGCCCGTCGAGCTGATCTTCGCCGACCACCAGAACAAGGCCGACATCGGCGCCTCGACGGCGCGGCGCTGGTACGACGTCGATCAGGTGGACGCCATCATCGACGTCCCGAACTCCGCGGTGGCGCTGGCCGTGCAGCAGATCACCAAGGAGGCCAACCGCGTCGCCATCTTCTCCTCCCCGGCGAGTTCGGACCTGACCGGCAAGGCCTGCACGCCGAACGGGCTGCATTGGACCTACGACACCTACGCGCTCGCCCACGTGACGGCCGAGGCGGTGGTGGCCTCGGGGTTGAGCAGCTGGTTCTTCCTGACCTCCGACTACGCCTTCGGGCACGCGCTGGAGCGCGACACCGGCGCCGTCGTCGAAAGCCAGAAGGGCAAGGTCCTGGGCAGCGTCCGGGTGCCGGCCAACAACGCCGACTTCTCGTCCTTCCTGCTCCAGGCGCAGGCGTCGCCGGCGAAGGTCGTGGCGCTCGCCACCGCCGGGGCCGATACCCAGAACGCGATCAAGCAGGCGGCGGAGTTCGGGCTCGGCCAGTCGGGCAAGAACATCGTGGCGCTGCTGCTGGCGATCAGCGAGGTCCACGCGCTGGGCCTGTCGGCGACCCAGGACATCATGCTGACCACCCCCTTCTATTGGGACATGGATGACGAGACGCGCGCCTTCTCCAAGCGGTTCTTCGAGAAGCGCAAGGCGATGCCGACCTTCTATCAGGCCGGCGTCTACGGCGCGGTCAGCCATTATTTGAAGGCGATCAAGGCCGCCGGAACGGACGCCGCCCCCGCCGTCATGAAGACGATGAAGGCGACCCCGGTGAACGACTTCATGACGAAGAACGGCTCGGTGCGCGAGGACGGCCGGGTGCTGCGCGACATGCATCTGTTCCAGGTCAAGACCCCCGCGGAATCCAAGGCGCCGTGGGATTATTACAAGCTGGTCCGCAGCGTTCCCGCCGACCGCGCCTTCCGGCCGCTGTCGGAAAGCGAATGCCCGCTCGTCAAGAAGATGTAG